Proteins from a single region of Acidovorax sp. NCPPB 3576:
- the arsH gene encoding arsenical resistance protein ArsH: MNPDLPNVDAALLHPVDPERLFPAQRSTHAPRILLLYGSVRERSYSRLLTEEAARLLRALGAEARIFDPRGLPLPDSEPEDHPKVAELRTLAQWAEGMVWTSPERHGAMTGILKMQIDWIPLSVGAVRPTQGKTLAVMEVSGGSQSFNAVNQMRVLGRWMRMVTIPNQSSVAKAFLEFDEAGRMKPSSYYERVVDVMEELVKFTLLTRDGAAYLVDRYSERRESAEALSQRVNQRGL, translated from the coding sequence ATGAATCCTGATCTTCCGAACGTCGATGCCGCGTTGCTGCACCCGGTCGATCCTGAGCGGCTGTTTCCCGCGCAGCGCTCCACCCATGCCCCGCGCATCCTGCTGCTGTACGGCTCGGTGCGCGAGCGCTCCTACAGCCGGCTGCTGACCGAAGAGGCGGCGCGGCTGCTGCGGGCGTTGGGCGCCGAGGCGCGCATCTTCGATCCGCGCGGCCTGCCGCTGCCGGATTCGGAGCCCGAGGACCACCCCAAGGTGGCCGAGCTGCGCACCCTCGCCCAATGGGCGGAAGGCATGGTCTGGACCTCGCCCGAACGCCATGGCGCGATGACCGGCATCCTCAAGATGCAGATCGACTGGATTCCGCTGTCGGTCGGCGCGGTGCGCCCCACCCAGGGCAAGACGCTGGCGGTGATGGAGGTTTCGGGCGGCTCGCAGTCCTTCAATGCCGTCAACCAGATGCGGGTGCTGGGCCGCTGGATGCGCATGGTCACCATCCCCAACCAGTCGTCCGTGGCCAAGGCGTTCCTCGAATTCGACGAGGCCGGCCGCATGAAGCCGTCGAGCTACTACGAGCGCGTGGTGGATGTCATGGAAGAGCTGGTGAAGTTCACCCTGCTGACGCGCGACGGTGCGGCCTACCTGGTGGACCGTTACAGCGAGCGCCGGGAAAGCGCCGAGGCGTTGTCGCAACGGGTGAACCAGCGCGGCCTCTGA
- the ompR gene encoding osmolarity response regulator transcription factor OmpR yields MTDALGRILVADDEPDLRALLERYLGDHGYAVRTVDGAGPLDRLLARERFDVLVLDVMMPGEDGLAICRRLRAQGETIPILMLTARGDPVDRIVGLEMGADDYLPKPFQPRELLARIQAMVRRQRMLGAHAGPAPSAGRVAFGDFTLWLDERRLERAGQDLPITTAEFALLRVLAGHPHRPLGRDRLIALAHGPAHAATDRSIDVQVMRLRKLIEADPARPRYIRTVWGVGYVFVPDAAAPPPADGAEAAP; encoded by the coding sequence ATGACCGATGCGCTGGGCCGGATTCTGGTGGCCGATGACGAACCCGACCTGCGGGCGCTGCTGGAGCGCTACCTGGGCGACCACGGCTATGCCGTGCGCACGGTCGATGGCGCCGGCCCGCTCGACCGGCTGCTGGCGCGCGAGCGCTTCGACGTGCTGGTGCTGGATGTGATGATGCCGGGCGAGGACGGCCTGGCCATCTGCCGCCGCCTGCGCGCGCAGGGCGAGACCATTCCCATCCTCATGCTGACCGCCCGCGGCGACCCGGTGGACCGCATCGTCGGCCTGGAGATGGGCGCCGACGACTACCTGCCCAAGCCCTTTCAGCCGCGCGAACTGCTCGCGCGCATCCAGGCCATGGTGCGGCGCCAGCGCATGCTGGGTGCGCACGCCGGCCCCGCGCCCTCGGCCGGGCGCGTGGCGTTCGGCGATTTCACGCTGTGGCTGGACGAGCGCCGGCTGGAGCGCGCGGGGCAGGACCTGCCCATCACCACCGCCGAATTCGCGCTGCTGCGCGTGCTGGCCGGCCACCCGCACCGCCCGCTGGGGCGCGACCGGCTCATCGCGCTCGCCCACGGGCCGGCGCATGCCGCCACCGACCGCAGCATCGACGTGCAGGTCATGCGCCTGCGCAAGCTGATCGAGGCGGACCCGGCCCGGCCGCGCTACATCCGCACCGTGTGGGGCGTGGGCTACGTGTTCGTGCCGGATGCCGCGGCCCCGCCGCCGGCCGATGGCGCGGAGGCCGCCCCATGA
- a CDS encoding alpha/beta hydrolase: protein MTAHATVHPQPCRVSPPLFRPAVAALLLAFAAAMAPPAQAQSPWQGRFAGGGGLKAAGFLHDGTGSISRLPEGVQRLFDEPYGNDPLQRMDVYLPPASARPAAGPRAPILFMVHGGAWRTGDKAMERVVQEKVARWVPLGFVLVSVNYRLLPDTGVALQAHDVATALATVQQRAAQWGADGTRTVLMGHSAGAHLVALLNAQPALAQRAGAAPWLGAVSLDSAVLDLPALMGAPHAALYDEAFGDNPAYWAALSPYDQLVPGAAPFQFVCSTVRPDHPCQQAVHMARRVRETGGRAEVLPQALSHGDINGTLGLDSDYTRAVEAFMASLDDEVARRLGR from the coding sequence ATGACCGCCCACGCCACTGTCCACCCACAACCCTGCCGCGTTTCACCCCCTTTGTTCCGCCCGGCCGTGGCCGCGCTGCTGCTGGCCTTTGCCGCCGCGATGGCGCCGCCGGCACAGGCCCAAAGCCCGTGGCAGGGGCGCTTCGCCGGGGGCGGTGGCCTGAAGGCCGCGGGATTCCTGCATGACGGCACCGGCAGCATTTCGCGGCTGCCCGAAGGCGTGCAGCGCCTCTTCGACGAGCCCTACGGCAACGACCCGCTGCAACGCATGGACGTGTACCTGCCGCCCGCCTCCGCGCGGCCGGCCGCCGGGCCACGGGCGCCGATCCTCTTCATGGTCCACGGCGGCGCGTGGCGCACGGGCGACAAGGCCATGGAGCGCGTGGTGCAGGAGAAGGTGGCGCGCTGGGTGCCGCTCGGCTTCGTGCTGGTGTCGGTCAACTACCGGCTGCTGCCGGACACGGGCGTGGCGCTGCAGGCGCACGACGTGGCCACGGCCCTCGCCACGGTCCAGCAGCGGGCGGCGCAGTGGGGGGCCGACGGCACCCGGACCGTGCTCATGGGCCATTCGGCGGGCGCGCACCTGGTGGCGCTGCTGAACGCCCAGCCGGCGCTGGCGCAGCGCGCGGGCGCGGCGCCCTGGCTGGGCGCGGTGTCGCTGGACAGCGCGGTGCTGGACCTGCCCGCCCTCATGGGGGCGCCCCACGCCGCGCTCTACGACGAGGCCTTCGGCGACAACCCGGCCTACTGGGCGGCGCTGTCGCCCTACGACCAGCTCGTGCCGGGCGCGGCGCCGTTCCAGTTCGTGTGCTCGACCGTGCGCCCGGACCACCCCTGCCAGCAGGCCGTGCACATGGCCCGCCGCGTGCGCGAGACGGGCGGCCGCGCCGAGGTGCTGCCGCAGGCGCTCTCGCATGGCGACATCAACGGCACCCTGGGCCTGGACAGCGACTACACGCGCGCCGTGGAAGCGTTCATGGCATCGCTGGACGACGAGGTGGCGCGGCGGCTGGGGCGCTGA
- a CDS encoding ATP-binding protein, with the protein MSAPAGSASGARRARWPRSLLGRQWLLVAALVVLGQLCAAWLARQMILRPRADQVAEGVARQVDALRAGLAALPPAQRAAFADAFNHRARQLAGTAAGAAPGARPSPVERTFMQAVERRLAADAGSTGADTAPRWRRDEAGGLVLRVSFDGADHWLGLPGLFPTREATGAWLMATAAGMLLALAGAWWLQRHLHRPLARVVAAARRIARGQPPPPLPEEGPEELATVSRSINAMALALARADHDRALMLAGVSHDLRTPLTKLRLGVEIAQPRLDGDLAASMARSIDEMDAIVGQFLDFARVGEAEAPVRESLDALADAVAQAQADHGRTVRVEPGGAPPLPLRPQALRRAVDNLVENAWRHGAAPVVLRTGGAAPGAAAWIEVQDGGPGIAPQDLARVREPFARGGAARSGSPGAGLGLAIVERVARAHGGALELHGAPGQGLRARIVLPRDTGAGGLEEGSSKIGPQRNQD; encoded by the coding sequence ATGAGCGCGCCGGCCGGCTCCGCGTCCGGTGCGCGCCGCGCGCGCTGGCCGCGCAGCCTGCTCGGTCGGCAGTGGCTGCTGGTGGCGGCCCTGGTGGTGCTGGGCCAGCTGTGTGCGGCCTGGCTGGCGCGGCAGATGATCCTGCGCCCCCGCGCCGACCAGGTGGCCGAGGGCGTGGCCCGCCAGGTCGATGCGCTGCGCGCCGGGCTGGCCGCGCTGCCGCCCGCGCAGCGGGCGGCGTTCGCCGACGCCTTCAACCACCGCGCCCGGCAGCTGGCCGGCACGGCCGCTGGCGCTGCGCCCGGTGCACGGCCCTCGCCCGTGGAGCGGACTTTCATGCAGGCCGTGGAGCGCCGCCTGGCCGCCGATGCCGGCAGCACTGGCGCCGACACCGCCCCCCGCTGGCGGCGCGACGAGGCCGGCGGGCTCGTGCTGCGCGTGTCCTTCGACGGCGCGGACCACTGGCTGGGCCTGCCCGGCCTGTTCCCCACGCGGGAGGCCACGGGCGCCTGGCTGATGGCCACGGCGGCCGGCATGCTGCTGGCGCTGGCCGGGGCCTGGTGGCTGCAGCGGCACCTGCACCGGCCGCTGGCGCGCGTGGTGGCGGCGGCCCGGCGCATCGCACGCGGCCAGCCGCCACCGCCCCTGCCCGAGGAGGGCCCCGAGGAACTCGCCACCGTCAGCCGCAGCATCAACGCCATGGCGCTCGCCCTGGCCCGCGCCGACCACGACCGCGCGCTGATGCTGGCCGGCGTGTCGCACGATCTGCGCACGCCGCTCACCAAGCTGCGCCTGGGCGTGGAGATCGCGCAGCCCCGGCTGGATGGCGACCTGGCCGCCAGCATGGCGCGCAGCATCGACGAGATGGATGCCATCGTCGGCCAGTTCCTCGACTTCGCCCGCGTGGGCGAGGCCGAGGCCCCGGTGCGCGAATCGCTCGACGCCCTGGCCGACGCCGTCGCCCAGGCCCAGGCGGACCACGGCCGCACCGTGCGCGTGGAGCCGGGCGGCGCCCCGCCGCTGCCCCTGCGCCCCCAGGCCCTGCGCCGCGCCGTGGACAACCTGGTGGAGAACGCCTGGCGCCACGGCGCCGCCCCCGTGGTGCTGCGCACGGGCGGGGCCGCGCCGGGGGCGGCCGCGTGGATCGAGGTGCAGGACGGCGGCCCGGGCATCGCGCCGCAGGACCTCGCCCGCGTGCGCGAGCCGTTCGCGCGCGGCGGCGCGGCGCGCTCGGGGTCGCCGGGGGCGGGGCTGGGCCTGGCGATCGTGGAGCGCGTGGCGCGGGCGCACGGGGGCGCGCTGGAACTGCATGGCGCGCCCGGGCAGGGGCTGCGGGCGCGCATCGTGCTGCCGCGGGACACCGGCGCCGGTGGTCTGGAAGAGGGTTCAAGCAAAATAGGGCCCCAGCGCAATCAGGACTAG
- a CDS encoding DUF1800 domain-containing protein — protein MLTPAAPALSSDRPAASPPGPSPAPQPTPSHSPSVTPSPGAPAAGAAALAAALLSACGGGGGSEDSGTSAPPAAGTPAPSPAPSGGGTGAVNAPATDEEAARFLLQAQFSATDEAIAEVRARGYAAWLADQFAQPIGTTGTDWLTQRGYGVANADTRLYNAAYPADFMLWNQLFTAGDAVRKRVALALSEIMVVSVNGLDQTWNAFLAAGYWDVLNTHALGNFRALLEAVTLNPAMGVYLNTRGNQKEDARTGRQPDENYAREVMQLFTLGLYQLNADGTEQRDGSGNRLESYTAADVSNLARVFTGYDYDRSQNQPTTVGTSTVPSPQQARLPMVLTASRHSTLAATFLGTTVGGGTPGEAALKTALDTLFNHPNVGPFIGRQLIQRLVTSNPSPAYVARVAAAFANNGSGTRGDLRAVVAAVLLDAEARSATGLSNPQFGRLREPMVRFVQWGRTFGLRSAQGSWKIGDLSDPATRLGQSPMRAGSVFNFFRPGYVPPATAMAANGQVAPEFQIVNETSVSGYLNFMQNAIRNGIFVNAPDLPQNASNASNGFDIACTYANLLPLVADATALVRKAVLLLSAGQVSAATQGRIVAALNTTPVTASSTAAVQLNRVAAAVLLVMASPEYLVQK, from the coding sequence ATGCTGACCCCCGCGGCACCCGCCCTCAGCTCCGACCGCCCTGCGGCCTCCCCGCCAGGCCCCTCGCCGGCCCCGCAGCCCACCCCCTCTCACTCGCCCTCGGTTACCCCCTCCCCTGGCGCCCCGGCCGCCGGCGCCGCCGCGCTGGCGGCCGCCCTGCTGTCGGCCTGCGGCGGCGGGGGCGGCAGCGAAGACAGCGGCACCAGCGCGCCGCCCGCCGCGGGCACCCCGGCCCCCAGCCCGGCGCCCTCGGGCGGCGGCACGGGCGCCGTGAACGCCCCGGCCACCGACGAGGAGGCCGCGCGTTTTCTGCTGCAGGCGCAGTTCTCGGCCACCGACGAGGCCATCGCCGAGGTGCGCGCCCGGGGCTACGCCGCCTGGCTGGCCGACCAGTTCGCCCAGCCCATCGGCACGACGGGCACCGACTGGCTCACCCAGCGCGGCTACGGCGTGGCCAATGCCGACACGCGCCTGTACAACGCGGCCTACCCGGCCGACTTCATGCTGTGGAACCAGCTGTTCACCGCGGGCGACGCAGTGCGCAAGCGGGTGGCGCTGGCCCTGTCGGAGATCATGGTGGTCTCGGTCAACGGCCTGGACCAGACCTGGAACGCCTTTCTCGCCGCCGGCTACTGGGACGTGCTCAACACGCACGCGCTCGGCAATTTCCGCGCGCTGCTGGAGGCCGTGACGCTGAACCCGGCCATGGGCGTGTACCTGAACACGCGCGGCAACCAGAAGGAAGACGCGCGCACCGGCCGCCAGCCCGACGAGAACTACGCCCGCGAGGTGATGCAGCTGTTCACGCTGGGCCTGTACCAGCTCAACGCCGACGGCACCGAGCAGCGCGACGGCAGCGGCAACCGGCTGGAGAGCTACACCGCCGCCGACGTGAGCAACCTGGCGCGCGTGTTCACCGGCTACGACTACGACCGCAGCCAGAACCAGCCCACCACCGTGGGCACCAGCACCGTGCCCAGCCCGCAGCAGGCCCGGCTGCCGATGGTGCTCACCGCCAGCCGGCATTCCACGCTGGCCGCGACCTTCCTGGGCACCACCGTCGGCGGCGGCACGCCCGGCGAGGCGGCGCTCAAGACGGCGCTCGATACCCTCTTCAACCACCCCAACGTCGGCCCCTTCATCGGCCGCCAGCTCATCCAGCGCCTGGTGACCAGCAACCCCAGCCCGGCCTACGTGGCGCGCGTGGCGGCGGCGTTCGCCAACAACGGCAGCGGCACCCGGGGCGACCTGCGCGCGGTGGTGGCCGCCGTGCTGCTCGATGCCGAAGCGCGCAGCGCCACGGGGCTCTCGAACCCGCAGTTCGGCCGCCTGCGCGAGCCCATGGTGCGCTTCGTGCAATGGGGCCGCACCTTCGGGCTGCGCTCCGCGCAGGGCAGCTGGAAGATCGGCGACCTGAGCGACCCCGCCACGCGCCTGGGGCAAAGCCCGATGCGCGCGGGATCGGTGTTCAACTTCTTTCGCCCTGGCTACGTGCCGCCTGCCACCGCCATGGCCGCCAACGGCCAGGTCGCGCCGGAGTTCCAGATCGTCAACGAAACCAGCGTGAGCGGCTACCTGAACTTCATGCAGAACGCCATCCGCAACGGCATCTTCGTGAACGCGCCCGACCTGCCGCAAAACGCCAGCAACGCGAGCAACGGCTTCGACATCGCCTGCACCTACGCCAACCTGCTGCCGCTGGTGGCCGACGCCACGGCCCTGGTGCGCAAGGCGGTGCTGCTGCTGTCGGCAGGCCAGGTGTCCGCCGCCACACAGGGCCGCATCGTGGCCGCGCTGAACACCACGCCCGTCACGGCGAGCAGCACCGCCGCCGTCCAGCTCAACCGCGTCGCCGCGGCCGTGCTGCTGGTGATGGCCAGCCCCGAATACCTCGTGCAGAAGTGA
- the arsB gene encoding ACR3 family arsenite efflux transporter yields MQKSGMGAFERYLTVWVLLCIAVGIGLGQVFPGAARTLGGWEVARVNLPVGLLIWVMIVPMLLKVDFAALGDVRHHLRGIGVTLFVNWLVKPFSMAFLGWLFIRQWFAPHLPADQIDSYIAGLILLAAAPCTAMVFVWSRLTGGDPLFTLSQVALNDIIMIVAFAPLVALLLGLSAIAVPWDTLLTSVVLYIVIPVALAQWGRRALLARGPAVFEAALQRIAPWSIAALLLTLVLLFAFQGEAILAQPLVIALLAVPILIQVLFNSALAYGLNRAAGEKHAIAGPSALIGASNFFELAVATAIGLFGFHSGAALATVVGVLIEVPVMLLVVKAVNASKGWYES; encoded by the coding sequence ATGCAGAAATCCGGCATGGGCGCGTTCGAGCGCTACCTCACGGTGTGGGTGCTGCTGTGCATCGCCGTGGGCATCGGCTTGGGCCAGGTCTTTCCCGGAGCGGCCCGCACCCTGGGCGGCTGGGAGGTCGCCCGGGTGAACCTGCCGGTCGGCCTGCTCATCTGGGTGATGATCGTTCCGATGCTGCTCAAGGTGGACTTCGCGGCCCTGGGCGACGTGCGCCACCACCTGCGCGGCATCGGCGTCACCTTGTTCGTGAACTGGCTGGTCAAGCCGTTTTCCATGGCCTTCCTGGGGTGGCTGTTCATCCGCCAGTGGTTTGCGCCCCATCTGCCGGCGGACCAGATCGACAGCTACATCGCCGGGCTGATCCTGCTGGCCGCGGCGCCCTGCACGGCCATGGTGTTCGTGTGGAGCCGCCTCACGGGCGGCGATCCGCTCTTCACGCTGTCGCAGGTCGCGCTGAACGACATCATCATGATCGTGGCCTTCGCGCCGCTGGTGGCCTTGCTGCTGGGCCTGTCGGCCATCGCCGTGCCTTGGGACACCTTGCTGACTTCGGTGGTGCTGTACATCGTCATTCCGGTGGCACTGGCGCAATGGGGGCGGCGGGCCCTGCTCGCGCGGGGGCCGGCCGTGTTCGAGGCGGCGCTGCAGCGCATCGCGCCGTGGTCCATCGCGGCCTTGCTGCTCACGCTGGTGCTGCTGTTCGCCTTCCAGGGCGAGGCGATCCTGGCGCAGCCGCTCGTGATCGCGCTGCTGGCCGTGCCGATCCTGATCCAGGTGCTGTTCAACTCGGCGCTGGCCTACGGGCTCAACCGGGCGGCCGGAGAAAAGCACGCCATCGCCGGCCCGTCGGCGCTGATCGGCGCATCCAATTTCTTCGAGCTGGCCGTGGCCACCGCCATCGGCCTGTTCGGCTTTCACTCGGGGGCGGCGCTCGCCACCGTGGTGGGGGTGCTCATCGAGGTGCCGGTGATGCTGCTGGTGGTCAAGGCCGTGAATGCTTCCAAGGGCTGGTATGAATCCTGA
- a CDS encoding ArsR/SmtB family transcription factor, translating to MNESDVVRALAALAQEVRLRVFRALVVAGEEGLTPGALAERLEIAPNTLSFHLKELTHAGLISQERQGRNLIYRAAYPAMNALLAYLTENCCQGAPCLPETAASCRC from the coding sequence ATGAACGAATCCGATGTTGTCCGAGCCCTCGCCGCCTTGGCGCAGGAAGTGCGCCTGCGGGTTTTCCGGGCGCTGGTGGTCGCGGGGGAAGAGGGGCTCACGCCCGGCGCCCTGGCCGAGCGGCTGGAGATCGCGCCCAACACCCTGTCCTTTCACCTCAAGGAGCTGACCCACGCGGGGCTCATCAGCCAGGAGCGCCAGGGCCGCAATCTGATCTACCGCGCCGCCTATCCGGCCATGAACGCGCTGCTGGCCTATCTCACCGAGAACTGCTGCCAGGGCGCGCCGTGCCTTCCCGAGACCGCTGCATCCTGCCGCTGCTAG
- a CDS encoding methyl-accepting chemotaxis protein, which yields MPLLHRLTLLQKFLILGVIAVLMSALPTGLYVRGALQEIGDARHESTGAPAIIAVNQAAQWLQVHRGLSAAMLNGDEVLGARRPAVRDAMNQALAEADRQMAAAAAPAAQVKAWADAAQAWRALEQAVAARALPAAQALAQHTQLVADLLRVSEELLHAYGFQTDPDTATQDLIQASLVHAPLLGEKIGLLRGQGAGYLARASLPPEGKGSLQALQQRVGELEESTFRNFDRAMAGDAGLQQALGAQVPAVRQRVAASRGLADRGLLQATEITLPAKDYFDDLSATIEALSALNATAMASLDAALQQRVARHQRALGVAALAMALALGLAGGLAAVFVRSITRPLAQAVDLASAVAAGDLSGEDTAHGSNEVGRLIAAQQQMRARLKPMVAQVRSGSEGVATASAQIAQGNMDLSARTEAQASALEETAASMEEMTATVRQNADSARQANQLAEHASTVAVQGGAVVTRVVETMQGIHAASRKIGDIIGVIDGIAFQTNILALNAAVEAARAGEQGRGFAVVAGEVRSLAGRSAEAAKEIKALIGASVERVAQGSALADQAGSTMTDVVTAIRRVTDIMGEISAASHEQSLGVSQVGEAVTEMDQATQQNAALVEEMAAAANSLRAQAEELVRAAGVFRLGAGDAVAQPGDSLQIQ from the coding sequence ATGCCCCTCCTCCACCGCCTCACCCTGCTTCAGAAATTCCTGATCCTCGGCGTGATCGCCGTGCTGATGTCCGCGCTGCCCACCGGGCTGTACGTGCGCGGCGCGCTGCAGGAGATCGGCGACGCGCGCCATGAGAGCACGGGCGCGCCGGCCATCATCGCGGTCAACCAGGCCGCGCAGTGGCTGCAGGTGCACCGGGGCCTGTCGGCCGCCATGCTCAACGGGGACGAGGTGCTGGGCGCGCGCCGGCCCGCCGTGCGCGATGCGATGAACCAGGCCCTGGCCGAGGCCGACCGGCAGATGGCGGCCGCCGCGGCACCCGCCGCGCAGGTCAAGGCCTGGGCCGACGCGGCGCAGGCCTGGCGCGCGCTGGAGCAGGCCGTGGCGGCCCGCGCGCTGCCCGCCGCGCAGGCCCTGGCGCAGCACACGCAGCTGGTGGCCGACCTGCTGCGGGTGAGCGAGGAGCTGCTGCACGCCTACGGCTTCCAGACCGATCCCGACACCGCCACGCAGGACCTGATCCAGGCCTCGCTGGTCCACGCCCCACTGCTGGGCGAAAAAATCGGCCTGCTGCGCGGCCAGGGCGCCGGGTATCTGGCGCGCGCCAGCCTGCCGCCCGAGGGCAAGGGCTCGCTGCAGGCGCTGCAGCAGCGCGTGGGCGAGCTGGAGGAAAGCACCTTCCGCAATTTCGACCGCGCCATGGCCGGGGATGCCGGCCTGCAGCAGGCGCTGGGCGCCCAGGTGCCGGCCGTGCGCCAGCGCGTGGCCGCATCGCGCGGCCTGGCCGACCGGGGGCTGCTCCAGGCCACCGAGATCACCCTGCCCGCCAAGGACTACTTCGACGATCTCTCGGCCACCATCGAGGCGCTGAGCGCCCTGAACGCCACCGCCATGGCCAGCCTGGACGCCGCGCTGCAGCAGCGCGTGGCCCGCCACCAGCGCGCCCTGGGTGTCGCCGCGCTGGCCATGGCGCTGGCGCTGGGCCTCGCGGGCGGGCTGGCGGCGGTCTTCGTGCGATCCATCACCCGGCCGCTGGCGCAGGCCGTGGACCTGGCCAGCGCCGTGGCCGCGGGCGACCTGAGCGGCGAGGACACCGCCCACGGCAGCAACGAGGTGGGCCGGCTCATCGCCGCGCAGCAGCAGATGCGCGCGCGCCTCAAGCCCATGGTGGCGCAGGTGCGCAGCGGCTCCGAGGGCGTGGCCACCGCCAGCGCCCAGATCGCCCAGGGCAACATGGACCTGTCGGCCCGCACCGAGGCCCAGGCCAGCGCCCTGGAGGAAACCGCCGCCTCGATGGAGGAGATGACCGCCACCGTGCGCCAGAACGCCGACAGCGCGCGGCAGGCCAACCAGCTCGCCGAACACGCCAGCACCGTGGCCGTGCAGGGCGGCGCCGTGGTCACGCGCGTGGTGGAGACCATGCAGGGCATCCACGCCGCCTCGCGCAAGATCGGCGACATCATCGGCGTGATCGACGGCATCGCCTTCCAGACCAACATCCTCGCGCTGAACGCCGCGGTGGAAGCCGCCCGCGCGGGCGAGCAGGGCCGGGGCTTCGCCGTCGTGGCCGGCGAGGTGCGCAGCCTGGCCGGCCGCAGCGCCGAGGCGGCCAAGGAGATCAAGGCGCTGATCGGCGCCAGCGTGGAGCGGGTGGCGCAGGGCAGCGCCCTGGCCGACCAGGCGGGCAGCACCATGACCGACGTGGTCACCGCCATCCGCCGCGTGACGGACATCATGGGCGAGATCAGCGCGGCCAGCCACGAGCAGTCGCTGGGCGTCTCCCAGGTGGGCGAGGCCGTCACCGAGATGGACCAGGCCACCCAGCAGAACGCCGCGCTGGTCGAGGAGATGGCCGCCGCGGCGAACAGCCTGCGGGCGCAGGCGGAGGAACTGGTGCGGGCGGCGGGGGTGTTCCGGCTGGGGGCCGGGGATGCGGTGGCGCAGCCGGGTGATTCGCTACAAATTCAATAG
- a CDS encoding arsenate reductase ArsC, protein MSDTPQALNVLFLCTHNSARSILAEALLNDMGRGRFRAFSAGSSPREHQQPHPLGIQVLRSAGIATEGLRSKSWDEFAAPGAPAMDLVITVCDNAAGEACPIWPGHPATAHWGYADPSEGDGTDAEKREAFRQTLHAMKRRLDLLVALPQDKLAQAVLQTSVRQLATD, encoded by the coding sequence ATGAGCGACACCCCGCAAGCCTTGAACGTCCTCTTTCTGTGCACCCACAATTCGGCCCGCAGCATCCTGGCCGAGGCCCTGCTCAATGACATGGGCCGGGGCCGCTTCCGTGCCTTCTCCGCCGGGAGCAGCCCGCGCGAACACCAGCAGCCCCATCCGCTCGGCATCCAGGTGCTGCGCAGCGCCGGCATTGCGACCGAAGGCCTGCGCAGCAAGAGCTGGGACGAGTTCGCCGCGCCCGGCGCGCCCGCCATGGACCTGGTCATCACCGTCTGCGACAACGCGGCGGGCGAGGCGTGCCCGATCTGGCCGGGGCACCCGGCCACGGCCCACTGGGGCTATGCCGACCCCAGCGAAGGCGATGGCACCGACGCCGAAAAGCGGGAGGCGTTCCGCCAGACGCTGCACGCGATGAAGCGGCGGCTGGACCTGCTCGTGGCCTTGCCACAGGACAAGCTGGCCCAGGCCGTGCTTCAAACCAGCGTCCGCCAGCTGGCCACCGATTGA
- a CDS encoding serine hydrolase domain-containing protein, whose translation MPLRTLCGAALLLLASACTAVPPASTAPAPATFPGASWEPQPVAEQGPACRRSLEAAGDDLRTLDTTALMAVQDGRVLFEYGPVEAVSIVFSVRKSVLAMLYGKYVANGTIDLGRTLADLGIDDTGGLLPIERQATLRDLLTARSGIYHAAANGGDDAAAAPARGSQVPGRYFLYNNWDFNAAGTAFERLTGRGIYQAFAHDLAAPLQLQDFDPARHVRSGDARRSEHLAYPFFLSTRDMARLGHLMLQQGRWRGQQIVPADWVAQITRQTTPASQMHPAHTARRGFGYGYLWWLLQEPPDSPLAGAYMAWGVHGQYLLVVPKRQMVIAHKRQVPVAGDWNVSWVGPKAFLHAARLLAAAPCRAGEAP comes from the coding sequence ATGCCTTTGCGAACCCTGTGCGGCGCGGCCTTGCTGCTGCTCGCCAGCGCATGCACGGCCGTCCCACCGGCTTCGACGGCGCCTGCGCCCGCCACCTTCCCCGGCGCATCGTGGGAGCCCCAGCCCGTCGCGGAACAGGGGCCGGCCTGCCGCCGCAGTCTCGAAGCCGCCGGCGACGACCTTCGCACCCTGGACACGACCGCCCTGATGGCGGTGCAGGACGGCCGGGTGCTGTTCGAGTACGGCCCGGTGGAGGCGGTCAGCATCGTGTTTTCGGTGCGCAAGAGCGTGCTGGCGATGCTGTACGGCAAGTATGTGGCGAACGGCACCATCGACCTCGGCCGCACGCTGGCGGACCTGGGCATCGACGACACGGGCGGCCTGCTGCCGATCGAGCGGCAGGCGACATTGCGCGACCTGCTCACGGCGCGGTCGGGCATCTACCATGCGGCCGCCAACGGGGGCGACGACGCGGCGGCCGCGCCGGCGCGCGGCTCCCAGGTGCCGGGCCGCTATTTCCTCTACAACAACTGGGACTTCAATGCCGCGGGCACGGCGTTCGAGCGGCTGACCGGCCGTGGCATCTACCAGGCCTTCGCGCACGATCTGGCCGCGCCGCTGCAGCTGCAGGACTTCGACCCGGCGCGCCACGTGCGCAGCGGCGACGCCCGGCGTTCCGAGCACCTGGCCTATCCCTTCTTCCTTTCCACGCGCGACATGGCGCGGCTGGGCCATCTGATGCTGCAGCAGGGCCGCTGGCGCGGGCAGCAGATCGTTCCGGCGGACTGGGTGGCGCAGATCACGCGGCAGACGACCCCCGCCTCGCAGATGCACCCGGCGCACACCGCGCGGCGCGGCTTCGGGTACGGCTATTTGTGGTGGCTGCTGCAGGAGCCGCCGGACTCGCCCCTGGCAGGCGCCTACATGGCCTGGGGCGTGCACGGCCAGTACCTCCTGGTGGTGCCGAAACGGCAGATGGTGATCGCGCACAAGCGCCAGGTGCCGGTGGCGGGGGACTGGAACGTCAGCTGGGTCGGGCCGAAGGCGTTCTTGCACGCCGCCCGCCTGCTGGCGGCCGCGCCTTGCCGGGCCGGCGAGGCGCCCTGA